One Brassica napus cultivar Da-Ae chromosome A1, Da-Ae, whole genome shotgun sequence genomic region harbors:
- the LOC125608242 gene encoding probable NAD(P)H dehydrogenase (quinone) FQR1-like 2, whose amino-acid sequence MGKGGGCVPSKKKKPSSLATTGDDHGTEYEDAVNAPLPIEDEQTTATTGTTTPAITTTATTAIPPPLKIFVVFYSMYGHVESLARRMKKGVEGVEGVEARLYRVPETLSEEVVEQMKAPGKDTEVPEITAGELAEADGFLFGFPTRYGCMAAQMKAFFDSTGQLWKEQKLAGKPAGFFVSTGTQGGGQETTAWTAITQLVHHGMLFVPIGYTFGAGMFKMDSIRGGSPYGAGVFAGDGSREATETELALAEHQGNYMATIVKRLAQP is encoded by the exons ATGGGGAAAGGAGGCGGATGCGTTccgagcaagaagaagaagccgtCGTCTCTCGCCACCACCGGAGACGATCACGGAACCGAGTACGAAGACGCCGTCAATGCTCCTCTCCCGATCGAGGACGAGCAAACGACGGCGACGACGGGAACAACGACGCCGGCGATCACAACCACGgcaaccacggccatcccgccgcCGCTGAAGATCTTCGTGGTGTTCTACTCGATGTACGGACACGTGGAGAGCTTGGCGAGGAGGATGAAGAAGGGAGTGGAGGGCGTGGAAGGAGTGGAG GCGAGGCTGTACAGAGTGCCGGAGACGCTTTCCGAGGAGGTCGTGGAGCAGATGAAGGCGCCGGGGAAGGATACGGAGGTTCCGGAGATAACGGCGGGGGAGCTGGCGGAGGCGGATGGGTTTCTGTTTGGGTTTCCGACGAGGTACGGGTGTATGGCGGCGCAGATGAAGGCTTTCTTTGACTCGACGGGGCAGCTGTGGAAGGAGCAGAAGCTCGCCGGGAAGCCAGCTGGGTTCTTTGTGAGTACGGGGACTCAAGGAGGTGGCCAAGAGACCACTGC ATGGACAGCAATCACACAGCTGGTGCACCACGGGATGCTATTCGTCCCCATAGGCTACACATTTGGAGCAGGAATGTTCAAGATGGACTCGATCCGTGGAGGTTCACCTTATGGAGCGGGTGTGTTCGCTGGTGATGGGTCAAGAGAAGCTACGGAAACAGAACTAGCTCTTGCTGAACATCAAGGAAACTACATGGCTACAATAGTCAAGAGACTTGCACAaccttaa
- the LOC106417474 gene encoding uncharacterized protein LOC106417474: MKKKKPKKSKSPASKSASKTSPSKDSPVKSVDYDSDSPHSEFVSDAHNDIHADVVAQLPLVSSDLDSPPVPPSDQVVIVDSLTDPSGKTEVDLPIVSSSDKTVIADPSADPSSVQEVIPMILLESSSVIQTTCSSVLPSNSLQTTNDGSHLEPAVQAPIAEAEKKSSCSHLAEALDNTVTPSVVPEEGVVPSYKDKLIKPVPTATSSDTWCDHAKGVGKRLSKKGEPFTLPSGEACIQIPNSVIEKHRKSWEPFVIGQFYSDPPSQGTLHNIVNGIWSKQYRDIAVSKMEGFSFLFRIPHAATRSRVIKQKLWQIEGQTMFVDKWEPGTVPEKPELTSAPIWLELRKVPFQFFNEDGLERIAGLVGHPKFLHPTTANKTNLEVAKVFTIIDPRKPLPEAVNVQFQSGEISRVLVSCPWMPPVCETCKEIGHISKRCPQLPKACSLCKSTEHASINCPAKSKQETRGRKTRRSKSRGKQKWVVAAPPIPSQQQDQADKLGTDGILVSHKGDPHIQNCHLELSLQTKLGTREDRAVGESSGARATPPEATPHLKAALQRSGSRTSHASHSDVQPDSSDVESSDPELEEGEFSMHEPDFEVVRPRKMICAEVSWPSVPSKIFISVVYASNDVDEREGLWRELSSLAISLDLNSKPWLILGDFNQIRDPLEHSKPVTLNMDKRCRDFNQCLSDIDVEDLNFRGSTFTWWNKRKNAPVAKKLDRCLVNDDWYFLFPSSVVFFGSPDFSDHSVASVSLEPTRAKLKKPFRFYNFLTLNPEFLPMICSNWFSFNVTGSAMFRLSRKLKLLKKCIRDFSRCNYSGIEKKTAQAHDKLLLAQSATLTLPNLINAAAEIQAYKEWEELSNAEAAFFFQRCSIKWLALGDGNSRLFHRYAESRQAVNHIHFLVGDSGNRIEDQMGIQQLCVDYFSNLLGGPVSHPLFQQADLDLLFDFRCTDDQAAVFEKKFTPEEIRNAFFSMPKNKTGGPDGYSAEFFIATWSIIGPEVTDAILEFFESGCLLKQWNSASLVLIPKIPNASSTSDFRPISCLNTVYKVISKLLASRLLDILPLMISKSQSAFLPGRLLAENVLLATDLVNGYNTQTSSPRGMLKVDLRKAFDCLRWDFILASLRALAIPESYISLISECLTTASFSVCVNGASGGFFKSTKGIRQGDPLSPYLFVLAMESLSRLLAARYESGLIGYHPKTEQLKISHLMFADDVMLFFDGSGNSLHGISECLDDFASWSGLQMNMSKTELFTSGLDQRETATMACYGFTSGALPIRYLGLPLMARKLKISEYSPLINKITARMRAWSVKLLSFAGRLQLLKTVIFGTVNFWTSAFMLPKGCIKAIESLCSKFLWSGNLDKRGIAKVDWLTVCLPKEEGGLGLRNLLVWNQVQCLKFIWILLSSTTSLWADWHRNIHLSTRSFWTLSPSQSDSWVWKRLLKLRPLAAQFCFSVLGNGKKTSFWYDTWTPFGQLITYIGPAGPRALRVRKDAHVADTIREATWSLPHPRSQQEVDLHTHLTTISLPLNSDIDDVYIWIAGDSSLNVFSSAATWEVMRPRQDAKDWFEVVWFKGAVPKLAFNMWIANADRLPTMSRLASWGIPVSPNCALCSSSSVETRDHLMLSCHFTANIWREVFIRCHPPRTMITDWAELLSWIRSPVSSPLSLLRKIAVQSVIYHVWKQRNNMVHNQKSVTPSIVFQGIDREIRNIISSRRHNKRFRPLMTLWLR; encoded by the exons atgaagaagaagaaacccaagaaaTCCAAATCCCCGGCCTCGAAATCGGCCTCGAAGACCTCTCCGTCGAAGGATTCCCCGGTCAAATCCGTGGACTACGATTCTGATTCTCCTCATTCTGAGTTTGTTTCCGACGCCCATAACGACATTCATGCCGATGTGGTTGCTCAACTTCCTCTGGTGAGTTCAGATCTGGATTCTCCGCCGGTTCCTCCATCAGACCAAGTTGTGATCGTTGATTCGTTGACAGATCCCTCCGGTAAGACAGAGGTCGACCTCCCAATAGTATCGTCTTCTGACAAGACAGTGATCGCTGACCCGTCGGCTGATCCATCTTCTGTTCAAGAGGTGATCCCAATGATTCTACTCGAGTCGAGCTCTGTGATTCAAACCACTTGCTCCTCGGTTCTGCCCTCGAATAGTCTTCAAACCACTAACGACGGCTCCCACCTTGAACCGGCGGTTCAAGCTCCCATTGCTGAAGCCGAGAAGAAATCCTCGTGCTCGCATCTTGCTGAGGCCTTAGACAACACTGTCACCCCCAGTGTCGTACCTGAAGAGGGTGTGGTTCCTTCTTATAAGGACAAGCTAATCAAACCAGTGCCCACGGCAACTTCGTCTGACACCTGGTGTGACCACGCCAAGGGTGTGGGTAAACGTCTGTCCAAAAAGGGTGAACCTTTCACGCTCCCATCGGGTGAAGCTTGTATCCAAATCCCTAACTCCGTTATTGAGAAGCATAGGAAGTCTTGGGAGCCGTTTGTGATCGGCCAGTTCTATTCAGATCCGCCCTCTCAAGGCACCTTGCATAATATAGTGAATGGAATATGGAGTAAGCAATATCGTGACATTGCGGTCTCCAAGATGGAAGGGTTCTCTTTTCTGTTCCGGATTCCTCACGCAGCAACAAGGAGCAGAGTGATTAAGCAAAAGCTCTGGCAAATAGAAGGCCAGACTATGTTTGTTGACAAGTGGGAGCCAGGAACTGTACCGGAGAAGCCTGAGCTCACTTCTGCCCCAATATGGCTCGAGCTGCGGAAAGTTCCATTTCAGTTCTTCAATGAAGATGGACTTGAGAGAATCGCAGGGTTGGTGGGGCATCCTAAGTTCCTTCATCCTACGACTGCAAATAAAACCAATCTTGAGGTGGCAAAGGTCTTCACCATTATTGATCCGAGGAAACCGCTCCCGGAAGCGGTAAATGTCCAATTCCAGTCTGGTGAAATAAGCAGAGTTCTGGTTTCCTGCCCCTGGATGCCACCGGTGTGTGAAACCTGTAAGGAAATTGGTCACATCTCCAAGCGGTGCCCACAACTCCCTAAGGCCTGCTCTTTATGTAAGTCTACGGAACATGCTAGTATAAATTGCCCGGCAAAATCCAaacaggagacgaggggaaggaAAACTAGGCGAAGCAAGTCTAGAGGCAAACAAAAGTGGGTGGTGGCTGCCCCTCCAATCCCCAGTCAGCAGCAAGATCAGGCTGATAAGCTAGGTACTGATGGGATTTTGGTATCACACAAGGGCGATCCCCATATCCAGAATTGCCACCTTGAGCTCTCTCTTCAGACAAAACTGGGTACTAGAGAGGATAGAGCCGTGGGAGAATCCAGTGGAGCTCGGGCTACTCCCCCAGAAGCCACTCCCCACCTCAAAGCCGCATTGCAAAGAAGTGGATCCCGTACCTCTCATGCTTCCCACTCCGATGTGCAGCCTGATTCCTCTGACGTTGAATCATCTGATCCTGAGTTGGAAGAGGGGGAATTTAGTATGCACGAGCCTGACTTTGAGGTCGTGCGCCCCAGGAAG ATGATCTGCGCTGAAGTCTCTTGGCCATCTGTTCCTTCAAAGATTTTCATCTCTGTGGTTTATGCTTCGAATGATGTTGATGAGCGCGAGGGCCTCTGGAGGGAGCTCTCTTCCCTGGCTATCTCTCTTGATCTGAACTCAAAGCCCTGGTTGATCCTTGGTGACTTCAACCAAATTAGGGACCCTTTGGAGCACTCAAAGCCGGTAACCTTGAATATGGATAAGAGGTGCAGAGACTTCAACCAATGCCTATCTGATATTGATGTTGAAGATCTCAACTTCCGGGGTTCAACATTCACTTGGTGGAATAAACGCAAGAATGCTCCAGTAGCTAAGAAGCTGGATCGTTGTCTAGTGAACGATGATTGGTACTTTCTGTTTCCATCATCAGTGGTATTTTTTGGTAGTCCGGACTTCTCTGATCACTCAGTAGCTTCTGTCTCCTTAGAGCCGACTCGTGCCAAGCTTAAAAAGCCATTTCGGTTCTACAACTTCCTCACGCTCAACCCTGAGTTCTTACCGATGATCTGCTCAAACTGGTTCTCCTTCAATGTCACGGGCTCTGCAATGTTTAGACTGTCAAGGAAACTTAAGCTGCTCAAGAAGTGTATCAGGGATTTCAGTCGCTGCAACTACTCTGGGATTGAAAAAAAGACGGCTCAGGCGCATGACAAGCTACTCCTCGCCCAGTCTGCAACATTAACTTTACCAAACTTGATCAATGCCGCTGCTGAGATCCAAGCCTACAAGGAATGGGAAGAACTTTCAAATGCTGAAGCGGCTTTTTTCTTCCAGCGCTGCAGCATTAAATGGCTGGCTCTCGGGGATGGTAATTCAAGGCTGTTCCACAGATATGCTGAGTCCAGACAGGCTGTTAACCACATCCACTTCCTGGTGGGAGACTCAGGAAACCGCATAGAGGATCAAATGGGCATTCAGCAGTTGTGTGTAGATTACTTCTCAAACCTCCTCGGAGGCCCGGTGTCTCACCCCCTGTTTCAACAAGCAGATCTCGACCTTCTATTTGATTTTAGGTGTACTGATGATCAAGCAGCGGTTTTTGAGAAGAAATTCACTCCAGAGGAAATTAGAAACGCCTTCTTCTCAATGCCCAAAAACAAGACGGGAGGACCTGACGGCTACTCTGCGGAATTCTTCATAGCAACGTGGTCGATTATTGGCCCGGAAGTAACTGATGCTATCTTAGAGTTCTTTGAGTCTGGCTGCCTCCTCAAGCAGTGGAACTCGGCTTCTCTTGTGCTCATCCCAAAGATCCCAAACGCCTCAAGCACCTCTGATTTCAGACCTATTTCATGCCTCAACACAGTCTATAAGGTTATATCTAAACTTCTGGCTTCAAGGCTGCTTGACATTCTACCACTCATGATCTCAAAGTCACAATCGGCGTTTCTTCCGGGGAGGCTCCTTGCGGAGAATGTTCTTCTCGCAACCGACCTAGTAAATGGCTACAACACTCAAACCTCCTCCCCCCGTGGTATGCTTAAAGTGGATTTGCGAAAGGCTTTCGATTGCCTTAGATGGGATTTTATCTTGGCCTCCCTCCGTGCACTAGCGATTCCGGAATCTTACATCAGCCTTATCTCCGAGTGTCTTACGACCGCGTCTTTCTCGGTCTGCGTTAATGGGGCTTCTGGTGGTTTCTTCAAGAGCACGAAAGGGATCCGGCAGGGAGATCCCTTATCACCTTATCTGTTCGTCCTTGCCATGGAAAGTCTATCTCGTCTACTAGCTGCGCGCTATGAATCAGGCCTTATAGGCTATCACCCGAAGACAGAGCAGCTGAAGATCTCTCACCTTATGTTCGCAGATGATGTGATGCTATTTTTTGATGGAAGTGGAAACAGCTTACATGGAATCTCTGAATGTCTGGATGATTTCGCTTCTTGGTCGGGCTTACAAATGAATATGTCCAAGACTGAGTTATTCACCTCGGGATTAGACCAACGTGAAACCGCAACCATGGCCTGTTATGGTTTCACCTCTGGTGCTCTCCCTATACGATATCTCGGGCTTCCCCTTATGGCGCGCAAGCTTAAAATCTCAGAGTACTCCCCGTTGATAAACAAGATCACCGCGAGGATGAGAGCATGGTCTGTCAAACTTTTATCTTTCGCTGGGCGCCTTCAGTTATTGAAAACAGTCATCTTTGGCACTGTAAACTTCTGGACCTCAGCATTCATGCTTCCCAAAGGCTGTATTAAGGCTATTGAATCCTTGTGTTCAAAGTTTCTTTGGTCTGGCAACTTAGACAAGAGGGGTATCGCAAAGGTTGACTGGCTAACTGTTTGCCTACCCAAAGAAGAAGGGGGTCTTGGCCTACGTAATTTGTTGGTGTGGAACCAGGTTCAGTGTCTTAAGTTCATATGGATTTTGCTATCTTCTACTACATCACTATGGGCGGATTGGCATAGAAACATCCACCTGTCGACGCGATCCTTTTGGACCTTAAGCCCCTCTCAATCGGACTCTTGGGTTTGGAAGCGACTGCTCAAGCTTCGCCCTCTGGCCGCTCAATTCTGCTTCTCTGTTTTGGGGAATGGCAAAAAGACTAGCTTCTGGTACGATACTTGGACTCCTTTCGGGCAACTTATCACCTACATTGGACCTGCGGGTCCGAGAGCGCTGAGAGTCCGTAAAGATGCACACGTCGCAGACACGATCAGAGAAGCCACTTGGTCCCTGCCTCATCCGAGATCCCAGCAGGAAGTGGACCTCCACACACACCTCACTACTATATCTCTGCCTTTAAACTCTGATATTGATGATGTTTATATTTGGATTGCTGGTGATTCCTCTTTGAATGTTTTCAGCTCGGCTGCAACATGGGAGGTGATGAGACCAAGGCAAGATGCAAAGGACTGGTTTGAGGTTGTATGGTTCAAAGGTGCTGTCCCAAAACTGGCCTTCAACATGTGGATAGCGAACGCGGACAGGTTACCTACAATGTCTAGACTGGCATCATGGGGCATTCCGGTCTCCCCTAACTGCGCTCTATGTTCATCATCATCTGTTGAAACGAGAGATCACCTAATGCTCTCCTGTCATTTTACTGCTAACATTTGGAGAGAGGTCTTCATCAGATGCCACCCGCCAAGAACAATGATCACGGATTGGGCAGAGCTCCTCTCTTGGATCCGAAGTCCAGTTTCCTCACCCCTTTCTCTGTTAAGGAAGATAGCTGTGCAGTCAGTTATTTACCATGTTTGGAAGCAGAGAAACAATATGGTCCACAACCAGAAATCAGTTACACCGTCTATTGTGTTTCAGGGTATAGACAGGGAGATCAGAAACATCATTTCCTCCAGGAGACACAACAAGCGCTTCAGGCCTCTCATGACCCTTTGGTTGAGATAA